In Setaria italica strain Yugu1 chromosome I, Setaria_italica_v2.0, whole genome shotgun sequence, the genomic window CACCGGTCCCAGGACGCCGACGTTCCACGACTCGAAATGGTTCCCGGTGTTCTACAGAATACCGCCGGCAAAATATCAATGTtagaaacaattttttttattttttcagtaAGATGATCTTTGTTCAGGACATGGAATTATCTGTCTGTGATCGATCGACTTACAGGAAGGCCAACTGCTGAGCTTAGGATGGAGATCTTGTTGCTGCCCTGCCACATCTTCACATGCCCATTGAACGTTAGTTTCGGGTTCTCGTAGCTGCCATAAACGGATCCTACAACACGAGCATTCCAACAATATGATACTCGGCCCTGCTGCGATCAGCGTTGCAATATGGTAGATGTTAAGTACCGTATGATCTCCCATTGACAAACACTTGCATGGAGTGTCCAGCAGAGTAGACAGTGAGCTGAGGCCACTGGCCAGACTTCAGGAACTGCTCGTTCGCACCAATGTTGACCCTGCCATGAGCATAATTCAAAGTTAAGGAGAATCCATCAGTTTGGAAAAAACATTATTGTCATTTTGGAGCCTTATCATGGTCAGTCAGTCACTCACTGGGTGGTGTACCACAGATAATCCGACTTGTCCCATGTCAAGCTGAGCTGCTCAACTAAGCCATCCTTTGTGAAAGCGCTGTCATCCAGAGAGTTTGTGTCCTCGCTGTAGGACTGCCATGCGAACTGTAACACGGGAGTCATCTTCGGCAGCAGAGTTGGCTCCTTCACCTGCACAATCATCACATTTTCTAATTAGACTACATGATCCCATCTGGCCTACATAAAGAATGAAAGATTCAGTCTTTAGTAATCACTCACTGTCGCAGTGTTGAAGACCGCAGTTTTGCAGTCAGGCAGAATGCTGATGGACCAAGCAGGGAGGTCATAGTGACGTCCATTGAACCTGACTTTCACAGCAGAATTCATGTGGTAGTTTGACAAGAATGCGGCACAGGCTCCATTCTTTGACTTGAAGACATGTGCCTGAAAAATTGATCTATCCATGAGTATCTGCTGATTTTGTATTAGGCAAACCATTGTCATGTGGGAACATTCTTAGCAACATATACCTTCTCATAGTTTCCAAGTGATTGGATTGTCGGATCACCAGAAACCAACACAGGTTCGGCCTGCTTGATGGCCCTGTGCAGGTCCCTCAGGTGACCCCATTTCGGTTGCCTAAGCAGGCCTGAAAGGTAAACCCCATGATTTTTCAGATGCCAAAGAACAAGTAAAACCACACTGTAAACTTTCTGAAAATATCTCTCGACAGCCAACAGGAATTCATGTTCATCAAAGATGGCAATCACTGCATACCAAATTCGTCGATCGGGGCATCATAGTCATAGCTGTTTGCGATAAAAGGGCCACCGGCTGTGCGCCCAAAGTTTGTTCCTCCATGGTACTGCATCAGATTCGGAACATGCAAATGTGGTCACCACAGCTAGAACTGCATTCACTGCAACGGCAGTACTGGTGTGACCAGCATGGTTTCCTAAGTTCTTACCATGTAATAGTTCACGAACGACCCTCCCTTCTGAATGAACCGTGCCACGGCAAAGGCAAGGTCCTCCACCGGCCGGTGAGGCACAGCACCTCCAAACTTGGTAAACCTTGACATGGTAACAATGTAAAATTAGGCAATTCTGAACAATCGAAATGCCTTCACAGGATCGAAGTGACTCAGGAATAAATTGGGTGAATTTGGTCGAGAGAAGTACCATCCAGTCCACGCCTCGGTCCACATGGTAGGCTTGTACTTCTTGTTCGGGGTGAAGTAGTCACAATAGAAGCCATTGCAAGTATTGATCTGCCATGATCAATTCACACAAGGTAAGAATCAAAACAGCTAGATAAACAATTCAGTTATTTGACAACAGCCACACCATATTGAAGATGCAACAGTAGTTCGCAACGTACCACAGGGTCAGGAGCATCATCCTGCTTGCACATTACCCAAGGCAAGCCGGTGTTGGTCCCAACCGCCATCTGGGCTGCCCAATTGCATAAGGCTGGGCGCCGCTGCCAACAACGGACTCCATCGGCCCGAACTCATTTTCCACCTGCGCAATCGGCGAATGAGCTTGTCAGTTAAGCTCCAATTTCAGGTCCATTGCAAAGTTAATTCAAGGGAACCAAGAATTCACTTGAGCCATGATGATTGGGCCTCCCTGCCACTCGAATAGCCCCTCGGACTTCATCATCGACACTATCTTCTCGACGAACTTCTGCATTGCGGCCTGCAGTACCAGCAAGAAAACGGCAGGAATCAGACACATTCTCACCCCAATTGGTGAACAATGGAAGAAGAATTTATTTCAGTGTCATAACAAAAACTCAAATCTTTTTGGTGAAGCTAGTGCGCTACCTTGAAGGGGCCATTGTCCGTCCTGAACCTGATACCAGGCACATACTTGAGCCAAACAGGAAAACCACTGAAAAGAACACAACAGACATCGATTGCAATGTCACAGTCACAGTCACAGTAGTTCTAATTACAAAAATCGAATTACAGAACCAAGAACAAGCGATTTGAAATTCACAATCTGCAAGCCAAGGTTGCTGGTGAATACGTTACCCGAAGTTCCATTCCGCGCAGACGTAGGGGCCGATGCGGAGGTGGACGTAGAGGCCGGCCTGCTTGACGAGCTTGATGAAGCGGACGAGGTCGTAGCGGTCGGCGAAGTGGTACTGCCCCTGCACCGGCTCGTGGCCGTTCCAGAAGACGTAGGTCTGGATGACGTCGAGGCCGCCGTCCTTGGCCTTCTGGATCAGCCCGGGCCACATCTGCCGCCATTCGATTCGGAGCGGACCAGCAAGAAGCAATCAGTTCAGAGCTGCAGAGCGCTGCCGAAGCAAGCTGCATTTGGGCGCCAGAAGCGGGAGACGGGAAGAGGCGGCCATGGGCGCGGGCAGGTACCTCGGGCGTGCTCCTGGGGTAGTGGATGGAGCCGGAGAtgaggatgcggcggcggccgttgaTGACGAGGGAGCGGTGGTCGTACAAGACGGACGCattggcagcggcggcgaggagggaggcCGCCAGGAAGGCAGCGAGCAGGgtgcgcccgccgccggaggcggaGACAAGAAGAGGCGGCGccccggccatggcgcccgccgcgcgcctcacctcacctcacctctcGTCCAAGAACCGGGCTTCCCTCGGCTCCTCCGCGAGAAGAGCAGCGACCTGCTGCCTCTTGGCCGAGCGCTCGAGTGGCAACGGGAAGGGTGTGAGCCGGTGGGGAGTGAGGTGGCGCTTTTATCGAGAGGGTGAAGGGGACGGCAATGGCgagcggggaggaggggagTGCGCGAGCtttatgctgctgctgcttttgttttgttttttgtttttaccCCGTTTGTTTGATCTCTCCGCCTTTTGCCGCCGCTTTTGGATGGTTACCTCCGGTGAGCTGCCGAGCTTCCACTGTGGAGTGTGCGCGTGCACGGGAGTGGTGGAGTGGTTGGTGCCAGTCTGccagagagagagggggagagagagaggaggaggctTTTATGGATGCTGCCAAACTTGCCAAGCTGAGCTCAGTGAAGGTGAAGGCCGCGAAGAGCCGAAGAGGAGTGGGAACAGGGAAGTGGAGGAATGAAAAGGGTAGCGAGGGTGGTAGAAGGGGTGGGGCCCACATACGTTACGAAGCACCTGCTCgtgttccttttcctttcccctCTTTTCTTTGCGTTAATATTTCGGCAAGGGTTCAGAGATCTGGGAATTGCAGTAATATCAAGAGAAAAAAGGGGAagctttttttttgataaagaaaAAAGGGGAAGCTAGCATAGGATGCCTCTTTTCTACTTATACACACTGCTACACATCCTGTTAGGTAAAGGGCTGTTTGTTTTCCTCCTGAATTATGAATTATATTAGCTAGACTAGGTACAAAGGTAATAGAGTAAAAGAGCATCGTGGGATCACAAATAATCTTAAATAAGTTGCACAAGGttagcttatttcagattatttatgttttcaatgTGATCCAAGGTAGTCTTTTACCATTGTACCCATGACACATAATTTaagtcctgtttggcatggctcagctctgggtggagctgctctacTCCAAACTCCAGGTAGAGTCAGCTCCACNNNNNNNNNNNNNNNNNNNNNNNNNNNNNNNNNNNNNNNNNNNNNNNNNNNNNNNNNNNNNNNNNNNNNNNNNNNNNNNNNNNNNNNNNNNNNNNNNNNNNNNNNNNNNNNNNNNNNNNNNNNNNNNNNNNNNNNNNNNNNNNNNNNNNNNNNNNNNNNNNNNNNNNNNNNNNNNNNNNNNNNNNNNNNNNNNNNNNNNNNNNNNNNNNNNNNNNNNNNNNNNNNNNNNNNNNNNNNNNNNNNNNNNNNNNNNNNNNNNNNNNNNNNNNNNNNNNNNNNNNNNNNNNNNNNNNNNNNNNNNNNNNNNNNNNNNNNNNNNNNNNNNNNNNNNNNNNNNNNNNNNNNNNNNNNNNNNNNNNNNNNNNNNNNNNNNNNNNNNNNNNNNNNNNNNNNNNNNNNNNNNNNNNNNNNNNNNNNNNNNNNNNNNNNNNNNNNNNNNNNNNNNNNNNNNNNNNNNNNNNNNNNNNNNNNNNNNNNNNNNNNNNNNNNNNNNNNNNNNNNNNNNNNNNNNNNNNNNNNNNNNNNNNNNNNNNNNNNNNNNNNNNNNNNNNNNNNNNNNNNNNNNNNNNNNNNNNNNNNNNNNNNNNNNNNNNNNNNNNNNNNNNNNNNNNNNNNNNNNNNNNNNNNNNNNNNNNNNNNNNNNNNNNNNNNNNNNNNNNNNNNNNNNNNNNNNNNNNNNNNNNNNNNNNNNNNNNNNNNNNNNNNNNNNNNNNNNNNNNNNNNNNNNNNNNNNNNNNNNNNNNNNNNNNNNNNNNNNNNNNNNNNNNNNNNNNNNNNNNNNNNNNNNNatccggcgggggcgcgggccggcggcggtgggggcggccggcggcggggatcgGGCGGGCGGCagggggtgcggccggcggtgggggcggccggcggcggggctccaaGGCCGGGGCGCGTGGGACGGaggggccacggcggccggcggcgggagcgacggGCGGCACTAGCGCGGTAGAGACCGGTGGAGACGAGCGCGTGGAGTCTCGGAGGAAAATAGAACGAACCGTTTTTTCTATGTAatcagtggcattggtgggtaattatccactaactccacgaggaggttcaaaagagtggtttctggagtagcaaaagaggtactccaaaactccacctccatttgcactacagctccatggagttggcaactccatggagttttggagttggggtgtttggctgaattttttgatggagttgctggagtttaggagtggagctgtgccaaacaggaccttaactTATATGATCCAGGTGGATTATAATCTCAAACAAACAGAATCttagacattttttttttgtaagcaAAGCATGTGCCATGTTTGCTTGTTTGATGGCAGTTGATGTCAATGAAATCAACGTAGTCCCATCTATTTTCGGATACTATCTACtacctccatcctaaattataatttattttgatttttctagatacacctAGACATAggtatatgtctagatacatagcaaaagtaatgtacgtagaaaagttaaaacaaattgtcatttgggatagagggagtaggTAACATTTTACTATTTTTTGCATCTAAACCAGTATTTGTCATTGTGCTTTAGAAAAAACTTCGAAAATTGCCATCGTGCTTGGGTGATGCACGGGCACTAGTAAAAACAAGACCGTCTAGTTCAAAGGAATTTTGGAGGAATTGTGAATGAATTGATTCCTCTGGAAAGTTTCCTATGAAAGCTGTTTGGAACAAAGGAAATAGGAACAGTAAAACGGAGGAAAGTTTCCTACGCCAGTTGATTTCACGGGAATGAAAACATCCACTCTGACCTCAATTTTTGGTGGAAGTCCGAGGCAACGAGCGAAGCGACGAGCAAAAAACATTACGAGGCCCTGCGTTACGAGGCCACCTAGCGCCAGGTTTCGCAGCTATGAGCTAGGCCCTTGTGCTCTATGCGAAGGGAGAAACAACAGCAAAGGAGAGAGATGTGGCCTCCATGAGCACAGGGAAACTACAAAAAATGGTACTGTGTTATCGTTGGATACTTGGATGGGAGCATTTGTGATGTGTCTGATTGGTGTggcttatattttttttccatttgagATAACTTTTGAATTGCAATTATTTTTGCagtatttttttcatgtttctATGGTTTGgttcctccattccaaacacCTCTTGCAATATTTTTCTTATGGTTTCCAATCCTCTATTTTTCCATTTCCTTCGTAACTCATTCCTATATTTTTTCCATTCCTTTATTTTGCATTCCTCGGTTCCAAACAGAACCTTTTAAACCGGCATTCATATGCTCTAAACACAAGCAATGTATGCTTTTACTGCTTGCAGTGCGCAAGCGTGCTATCGATTAGTTCCAGCTTTTACTCCCACATGAGCTTCTAGAGAATAAttacaagaagaagaaagtcgCTATCAAGGGATAACTCTTTTTTTCGGATTCCATTAAATCGCTGATGAAAAGGACATGGGAAGAACAAGAACTCTGGCACGGGTGCACTTTCGGAGGCACGAAGCGCGTGCCGTCCCATTTCCCCGTGGACGCGACCACGGCATGTTTGCTCCCAGACAAGCAGATGTTCCAAGCATGAAAAGAACACGGGCACGGGCAGTGaatgatgctgctgctgctgtgtggCTCACTGGGTCTGCCCCAAACAGTATGTTTTTAGAACTAACATTGAATATTTGATAACCAACGTACTGCAATATACATCATACATGCATGCCGAAAAgttacatttttctttttttttccatgaaaGAACAGTTTCGAGTTCCAAAACCAGGCCTTACAGTATCCAGTAGTACATACTCTGTATCCTcatttttggattttttttcctcaatgaAAATCTTTAACACTACTAACTCAGTGTCCTCTACGCAAGATTGTTGTGCAATTAAGATCCATGCATCAGCGGAtgaacatatatttttttttcgaaattcCAGCGGATGAATATATACTGTATGCATTGTTTCGTACAAAGACTACAACCGTACACGTCAGTAAGTATTTAATGATTTTCCTAATTCCATCCGCGATATATGAGACAAAATCAGCAGCTGCATGTGCCCGAGATCCGGTTTTGGCACATGCTAATCATCAGACGCATCAGGTGCTAGGTGCAAGTGCGGGAGAATCAACTAACCGTGCACGTGATGTCAGTCGGGCCAATGGCAGAGTGGAGTAGAACTCTTACACTGTAGTGTACATGTAGTGTCCCCGTCACACATGCCCACTGTGGCTCGCAAAGCANNNNNNNNNNNNNNNNNNNNNNNNNNNNNNNNNNNNNNNNNNNNNNNNNNNNNNNNNNNNNNNNNNNNNNNNNNNNNNNNNNNNNNNNNNNNNNNNNNNNNNNNNNNNNNNNNNNNNNNNNNNNNNNNNNNNNNNNNNNNNNNNNNNNNNNNNNNNNNNNNNNNNNNNNNNNNNNNNNNNNNNNNNNNNNNNNNNNNNNNNNNNNNNNNNNNNNNNNNNNNNNNNNNNNNNNNNNNNNNNNNNNNNNNNNNNNNNNNNNNNNNNNNNNNNNNNNNNNNNNNNNNNNNNNNNNNNNNNNNNNNNNNNNNNNNNNNNNNNNNNNNNNNNNNNNNNNNNNNNNNNNNNNNNNNNNNNNNNNNNNNNNNNNNNNNNNNNNNNNNNNNNNNNNNNNNNNNNNNNNNNNNNNNNNNNNNNNNNNNNNNNNNNNNNNNNNNNNNNNNNNNNNNNNNNNNNNNNNNNNNNNNNNNNNNNNNNNNNNNNNNNNNNNNNNNNNNNNNNNNNNNNNNNNNNNNNNNNNNNNNNNNNNNNNNNNNNNNNNNNNNNNNNNNNNNNNNNNNNNNNNNNNNNNNNNNNNNNNNNNNNNNNNNNNNNNNNNNNNNNNNNNNNNNNNNNNNNNNNNNNNNNNNNNNNNNNNNNNNNNNNNNNNNNNNNNNNNNNNNNNNNNNNNNNNNNNNNNNNNNNNNNNNNNNNNNNNNNNNNNNNNNNNNNNNNNNNNNNNNNNNNNNNNNNNNNNNNNNNNNNNNNNNNNNNNNNNNNNNNNNNNNTTCTAGATGGGATGATACATTCACACAACCAACAAAAGtgtcattattattttgaaccattcccatacatgaatcaaatgatacaagcaATCAAACACGTACACTTTAGAGCCTCTATTGGTGCACTTGGGAATTTCACGGCCTGTTTTGACAACTGCTCTCTTTGTTCAAAATACTTGTAAATTAGAGCttgtttttaaaaaaggaaattaGAGCTAGTTTTGGTCAATCTTATCAAACATCTCGCTGTTGATAATATGTCAACATATAAATTGATAGTTAATCAAAGCTTCAAATGTTTACTTAATTAAAGCTTCAAATGTTTGATAAGATCTTGGTCAAGAAGGTTTAAGTATTTGTGACATGAGGGGAGTATTCGTTTTTAGGTGTAGGTCGAGACGGCGTACTTGGCACTTGAGTAATTGCCTAATTGGGCGAAAAGAACCAACATACCTAGCTGTCGAAACTGCATGCGCTTGGGTTGTCCCTGGCCTAGTGGCCTGGGTCTTCCACAGGACACTCACGGGCCGGTTCATGAGTAGACTACTCCTGCTCAGATCAGCAGCTCTCACCTCTCACCATGAGTGTGTCACACTAGCAAAGCTACTAGCAGATCTACCATTTCTTCATCGATCGACCGACCGTGTACCGACACCGTACGTACCCACTCtcgagaacaaaaaaaaaatattgctcCATGGCCTGCCACGTACATTACTGGTAGGTGCTGGTACCacaacaacaaaaagaaagcaaCAGTTGCAACCGGTGCGCGGCGAGTGGTTAACAGTTTGGTTTGGCTTAATCAGGGGTCGCTTGAATAGGCCGCCGGTGCCAGTGGCTGGAAGCTTAATTAGCTTGGCGTGCTAATTAAGACGGCCATTAATGGAGCTCGACGAGTACATTGTACATTTTCTTAAACGAACCAGTACACTGTACACTGTCCGGCAAGTTGGGTGGTCATGGCCATGGACGCCTGTAGCTACAACGGGAAAGGTCACCAGGACTGTTACCAAAAGGATGGA contains:
- the LOC101763409 gene encoding LOW QUALITY PROTEIN: beta-galactosidase 4-like (The sequence of the model RefSeq protein was modified relative to this genomic sequence to represent the inferred CDS: inserted 1 base in 1 codon), with the protein product MAGAPPLLVSASGGGRTLLAAFLAASLLAAAANASVLYDHRSLVINGRRRILISGSIHYPRSTPEMWPGLIQKAKDGGLDVIQTYVFWNGHEPVQGQYHFADRYDLVRFIKLVKQAGLYVHLRIGPYVCAEWNFGGFPVWLKYVPGIRFRTDNGPFKAAMQKFVEKIVSMMKSEGLFEWQGGPIIMAQVENEFGPMESVVGSGAQPYAXWAAQMAVGTNTGLPWVMCKQDDAPDPVINTCNGFYCDYFTPNKKYKPTMWTEAWTGWFTKFGGAVPHRPVEDLAFAVARFIQKGGSFVNYYMYHGGTNFGRTAGGPFIANSYDYDAPIDEFGLLRQPKWGHLRDLHRAIKQAEPVLVSGDPTIQSLGNYEKAHVFKSKNGACAAFLSNYHMNSAVKVRFNGRHYDLPAWSISILPDCKTAVFNTATVKEPTLLPKMTPVLQFAWQSYSEDTNSLDDSAFTKDGLVEQLSLTWDKSDYLWYTTQVNIGANEQFLKSGQWPQLTVYSAGHSMQVFVNGRSYGSVYGSYENPKLTFNGHVKMWQGSNKISILSSAVGLPNTGNHFESWNVGVLGPVTVSGLNEGKRDLSHQKWTYQVGLKGESLGLHTVTGSSAVEWAGPGGKQPLTWHKALFNAPAGSSPVALDMGSMGKGQVWVNGHHAGRYWSYRAAAGGCGRCSYAGTYREGRCLSGCGDPSQRWYHVPRSWLKPSGNLLVVLEEYGGDLAGVALATRTT